ctgtacgccctaaaccatcacctccgaggggagaatagtcatgaaccagTAGCAAAACATTGTGGGGGGACGAacccaacggagggtcccgaggtacgggtcaagaatcccacgacgggggaatgggagaccgggtggagactattaacgcagggcagaggttatgctgcggtcgcgagcgcggaagggggcccggagaccacgaggtgggtccccacacgatgGGTAAGGCCGTTTTTACGCAagttagaagctcatcgaaacaactCTGACGCCTGAACTACAGGCCGTGCTACCGCGCCCTCCATCGAGTGCCAgaggactgcccccgtcttcggaatgtgcactgggcccacccctgttgCCTTTAacggtcgaggttatatatgtgtctccgcagatcgtggtccagtgaaggtacccagcaGGAACGCGaaacctgtcttgactcaccatgactcatccaacgggcaagaggatgggaaacctgatgctgggggtactgctcccagtggtaatgacactTCACCGGATTGACCCCAGGCCCAACATGTGGGTAACCTGGGCGAACGAGACGGGCCAGCAAGCGTtctgcttgtcactggcctcagctACCCGACCCTTTAGAACGTGTTTAGTAGGGGTCCCAAGCTTTAGCGCGGCGGCTTTCTCGGGCTTTGCTACCGGCAATTGTAAAAAGAGTATCTCAACCGCTACCTGCAGTGCTACGCTCATTAATAGTTTAAACGTAACTCTGCCCTGGAACCCGCAAGAATTAGATCTGCTCGGGGCAATGCGTATCGGAAACGCGTCCaaaaactggacacaaacgtGTCTAGTCTttgggggggggcccgggcttCGGAGGAAGTAGAGAGGGGATTACGCCACGCAATTGGACTAATATCAGCCCTATGGACGAGCATTATCGAAACTTAAGCGCCTTTTGCGGCATCGATGGACCCACCAAAAAACCCCTAGGAGCTTATGGGTCCGAGAACAGACCCTTCCAGGGCCCATACAATATAGGGCCCCCCAGGGGATTACCGCCTGGAGTATTTCTTATATGTGGGGACCGTGCTTGGCAGGGCATTCCTGGGAATGCGTATGGGGGACCGTGCTATCTGGGAAAATTGACACTATTGGCCCCGGATACCAATTGGTGGAAGAATGTCACAAGTGTGAAGATTGCTACCCGCCGCAAGAGAGCTGTTACTGGCTTATCCCCCGACTGTGATGACAGGGTGTCCCTGTTAAGCCCCACAGAGCGAgtgtttctatccctttttgtACCCGGGGCAGCCGCCGGCAACGCCCTGAAACAGATCGGGCGTTTGGCCTGCTGGGCGGAAAAACAAGCCAATGTCACCACGCAGGTGATAGAAAGCCTGCTAGAAGACCAAAATGGCCTAAGGCATGCCATCCTGCAagaccgggctgcaattgactttctattGCTAGCTCAGGGCCATGGCTGCGAGGACTTTGAAGGCATGTGCTGCATGAACTTATCCGACCACGGAGAATCGATTCATAAGCAGTTGCAGTGGCTGAAGGAGCACGCCGGTAAGATCCGCCAGGATCATGGGTTTCTAGACGGATGGCTGGCAGGCATATTTGGGAACCTGCCGCAGTGGCTGGTAGGGCTGCTTGCTGAAGGGGTACGCATTGTGCTGATCCTCCTGGCGGTAGGAATATGCTTATGTATCTTGCTTAGCTGCATTAAGGGAGCATTGCGGAAGATGATCGGTCAGGTTTGGGTTGCTCACCTGCGGGAGGGAGACGCAGGCGGGGACTACGTTGCCCTCGTGGAAATGAACGGCCCCGCTTACGAACGCGTGGGGGCATAACCAACAGcgcccaggagaaaggagaaggtcaGCAGGACCGCAAGGAACGCAAGAAGCTGCCCGGGGACGATCCCGCGTGACTAAGTGACTGCTATGCTACGCTAAGTGACTGCTATGCTACGCATGAGCCTAAAAGCGgtggatgggagagggggagatgtagGGGAAGAAGTAGGGGAGAGACCCGGTCATGGtaggcggagcactgctgccggaaaagaaggcggggctttacagcattataaaagagcaggacacgcttcattaaacgccattttgccactcctcatattggtgtctgtgtggtgatggtccggggtctggggagaaggccccgtgcctcctcggtaagaacgagaacggtaacactttccttcctttcttcctctctcattctttctttcttgtccttttcTTCTATCATTCACTTACCATTTTCTTCAACTTTTCACTCTTTCATGCCATGATCTCTTTTTTCTAATTTACtagatttttctctccttcaaaAATAATGGGCAAGAGCATGCATATGCGTATaatgaaatctgatttttcttttttaactaagCTAACTTCCATAGGGTTCAGccttttaaattttttccttttagcaaaTGACAGTTGTCACTGTTCACAATTATTAAGCAAAGCAAAGTAAAACTAAAAACATagtattagaaaaatatttatggagATGTACACAAAAGTtagcatacacacatacacatacatgcacaccaaataaaatacaaatatacaGATATACAAATGCTATATAAATACTTGTAAACTCTTTTCCTGGAGAATAAATAGAAGGAAATTCAATGTTCAGCAGTGCTGAATCTCTATTCACCTGAAGCATACATCCTTCTTTAAATTTGGGCCTTGAAGTTATTTGTGTTTTTTGAGAATAagctttaaatttttctttatgTTCAACACACATTACAAAGATgtttatcttaaagaaaaaacatcacACAGCTGTATTTTTAAGCAAACAAAGCATTTTGGTTTCTTTGTATGACTGAATATTTTGTAACTTGAGGAGAAAAACTAGCAGTTATGGTGCGACAGAGTCACTGTTATTTAGATGCTTAAATAGAATCCTGTGGTGGTGCTGGTCAGCTACAATCAGCTGAAATCTTTTGCTGAACAAAGGTGCCCTCTGAAAACATCCCTCTGAAAAGAAAAGTGCTGTAAGGAGGCACCACCTGTCAGGAAGAAATATTACATGGAGACATGAAGACTCAACTTCTTTTTCCAAGTAAAGGGGGTTAGATCGGTACAAGAGTCCTGCTCCACTGAAAACTTTTATAAACCATATGGCTACTCGGAAGTGAATATAGCCATATTCAACTCAGTGCCATAAGAAACGGGAGGAACAAGCTGACATAGGTGCTCAGCTAAaacaaaaattacataaaatttaATGTGAAGTTGAGACATTGCATGAAATTGCTTCATATTCCAAGACTCTTTAAAGTATATTATGCATGCTGCTATTGTTCAGTATGAGTCACCTGTTACCTTTCTCAATTATTCTCTCCACAAAATGGATACTCAAAAATCACAGACAAAATCTCATTTAATAGCTAGATAATGTAAGAATACAAAGCCCTTCACCTTAGGGACATGGAAGAGCTAATAACTTAACTGCTCTCTCCAGTCTGCTGCTCAGATTGAAACTGAGGAATATGTGTTACAGTTGCACCTCTCCTGTAGGACTCTGATAGTCACTCCAATTATGCAGAGGCACGTTCAGTGACTACGTGCAGTATTTGCCAGAAGTGAAGGCGTGATCTTCCAAGACACTACCCAAaagagtggaagaaaaaaaaaatagagggagAGAGACCTTTAATTTCTAAATGACAAGAATGCAATCCATAAAACCTATTGCAgtcaaacatcttttttttttttttttaaataggatcaCTCCTTACATCATATTGGGAAAAATACGAAGTAACTTATTGCTAAAATGATGTATTTAGAAATTGTCATCAAAACAAACCCACTGTAAAGAAAACATCACACAAAACCTTCTGAAACTTGTGAATAAATTTTCAGAACCAGCTTGGTGACTTTATCCATCAACATGGATACTTTTGCTTACTTTTTTGCAATATTCAAATTTAGTGAAGTCTGAAGACTGGTTCTCTTACATCAGCCCACACAAAAGAAGCCAGAGGGAGACCTCAAGccacctctctgttccctttgTCTGTGGCCAAACATGTGCGCAGCCAattcttcaaaacaaattttaacATCCTGAAAGCTGCTCTAATTTGTACCAGTCGGTGAGGTTCTAAAGGAGCTGTCTTTGTGGCCGTAGCTTATAGGGCTCAGGAAAGCAGCAGTCATGACTCCATGCTGATGCTGGCAAGGAGACTGAATATAGCTTATTCTGGCTCTGTGCTGTGAGGCATCCCACCCACAACTTCAGGAAAGTATCAGGTATCATTGTGGTGCAAAGTCTTAATGGCAATGTTTCTGGAATCTGGTATTTCACATTCTTGTTTATAAACCTATATAAGTTATTACCAGTTTGCATTTACTGTGTATTGTATTAACAAACAgataaaatgaataattttagAAAGAGAAGGACTGGATCCTGAGGCAGGAGATCTGTAGGGAGAAAGAGTTTAAAATGCATTCTTTTTATCTTGGTTTGAAGATGCTCAGTATTGACATTTCAGCttgctatttatttttacagtttttataTTTATGCTCCccaccttttcttcttcttctttttttttttttattaaacagaaGGAATGTGCATATataattaaatgcattttcctATGTCTGTAGCTACGTAAACTTAAAATATAATTACAGGACTTCTTTGTTGAAGTCATATTTTacaccttttttcccctcatgccTACTAGGCAGTGATTTTCTTTCTTAGACAGGGATTATTCTCTTTCAAATTTATCATTCCCAACCACTCATTTGGTGGAGCACAGCAAGCTTTTTCAATCACTCCTTTTTGCTGACAGTGCATATGAGGTTGCAGAACTCAGTGTCGTCTTCACATGAGAATCCTTTTGGTACAATTTTAGTGCGAATTTGAAATGATGCAGATATAATCTTACATGAGGATATTTTGATTTCAATACCACAAAACCTTTTTAGGTTTGATTACATCACACAGAAAGAGTTCTTAGCTAATGTAAGCAAGCAATTCCTAACCTGTAATAAAAGTGTTAATGTAACAGATTATACCCATGTAAGAGTTTAAATGGTTTGTCTCTTTGTTGAGACAAAGTACTAGACAATGACGTGCTCTGTACAGACATAGCAGAAGCATCCAGATGACAGCTGTCCATGTTGTCTTCACTGGTTCAGATAACACAGCTCTTTTATAATAGTATGTCTGCATTTCTtaccattttttaaaggaaaaaaaatattccttcagCTGAAATTCTACCATGGCTATAAGTTGTTATATTGCTAACAATCTCTTTAAAAGCTTGTTATAGAGGTCTGGTAAGCACCAGCCTGTAATAAAAATTTTGTAGTAAATCATATCTCATATTATATTTTCAATATGCATGACAAATTCTCTGTGTTTTTAATCATCTAAGGAACAATAATGACACATGCCAAGGTAGTCAGATAAGTCCAAGGAGCCAGTCCTGCTTACATTGAACGAATAGGTACTTGGATAGGAGACTCACATGgttgaaaattaaatgaaagcatTCTGGGGGAAAATTTGGTACagaaaaaacaagatttttctcACCTGAAGGGGAAAAAACCCCACTGGTCAGAAGAGGCTGAAAATGAAGTTTATCATCTGAAGGACTGACAGTTTGTTTAGTAATCCAATAACAGAATTACAATTCAGTGATAGAATCCTACAGTGGATTCCCCATGGATAGATTATTTTCATCTACATTGAGGCAGTTTTGATATGAAAGTATTAACAAATTAAATCTGCAAATACTTTGTGCTATTTTTGTCAGGTTCTTGTGCTCTGAACACTCCATTTTCTGCTTTCTATTTCAACCTATGAAACATGTAAGGGTAAGCAGTGGTAGTTCATAGTTTCAGAAATGCTCAGGTTGGCTTTTCTGTGGAGTAAAGGAATATTTTAGATCATAAATGTTAAGGAACTACCAGAAATGGAATTTTAAGGTCAGGAAAAGGTGGGTTAGCTGTTGATGATGTGAACACTGAGCAAGAAAGTGTGCATCATTTTTAAGGGCTTTGGTAAGAGTACAGGCAAAGAGTTTTagataatactaaaaaaaaaaaaaaaaaaagtcaattcatAATCCTTGGCTCATCAGCTAATCAACAAAAGCCTTTCCTTAAAGTTGCTTTTGCTCTTCACTTGACAATTCCATGCATTGCAAATAGAGGTAGTAATACGCATAGAGGTAGCACACACCCACAGAAGTCTTCAGAAGCCTCAATTGCTTTTAAATCATAATACTTCATGAATACATGTTATATTAAAAGTCTGCTTAGCCTTCTATTAGTCATGCTTTTAGTCTTGATTTATGGAGAACTCTGATCCTTCAATTCCTACTAAGTTTCATGAAAATGATTCTGCTTTCAACAGGATTTGAGAGTAGATTGCACTTTCTGtggtcatttttttttctatatagagACACTCTAGGTATTTATCAATTTATAGAACCTGTCTGTTTATAATAAGGGGGAGGGAGGCACAAAAAACAGgtagaagaaagaaaatcaaaataatttaccTGGTGACCAGAGAACAACACTGCTTTATCTACTGCAGGTGAGTGAAAACACTGAGAAGGATAATCTTGTGTTCCACAACCCAAACTTTTCTCCAAATAGAAGATTGCTAGGGGAGATCCTGGATCACAGGGTTTTTATGGGTATATGAGGAATTACCCAATTGCCATCCTTCTTAGAAGACTAACTGACTGTCTATGTTTATCTTGCATTCAGTAGACCCCACTGTAGCTGATTTGCACAGATTCAGACTTCCCCTTCCAGCCAAATTGTCTACCTAAgtttatactgatttttttccagttatgatATCTGTAAGTCCTAAAGATTAGGTAATAAAATAATTAGTACTCCACTTTACTCCTAGAAAACCTTCATCCATTATGTggagacatttttcagcactgaaaaTCTTTTTCTATTCAATTAAACGGATCAAGTTTTAAAAGTAACTGTGATCAGATCAAATGTGTGATTTGTGTTAGCATATTTTCTAACACCCCATGGAGGTTTCTTGAAAATCAAATCTTTCAATGCCTCTTTATACTTTGGGACATTAGtagcataaaaaataaataccagAAATACAGTTTCCATAGGAACAAGCCAGTAATTAATGACATGCTTGTTACTATGGGAGCAGGATGGAGCCAATAGAAATTGTGTATAATACTGTAATTCTAAACATATTTCCTGTCACTTAGTAGAGAGGACAATCTTGGGGCTTAAATCCCTTCATGCCATTTAGACAATGCTCTGCATTGTATGATTCCAATTCATTGCCACCTACCACAGACTACTCCTATAACACTTTACATTCaaggaaacaaggaaaacaaattagcaaagaaaaatgagggataataaaaacttaaaataacaaaaatgaaatgaacaaCAGACAGGACAACTGCTTTTCATCTAATTCTACAGTTCCTCCCCATTTAGGAGAAAGGTAAGACAGATATTTGGTGAGCTTATATTGCATTATGAAGGATTCATACCtacctggaggggaaaaaagactttCTTAAATTTCAAATCACCAAAATGTACCTAGAATCCTCTAGCAGACAGGAATTCACATATACACAGAACTTTTGCTGATGAACTGGTTTAATGGTGGCAACTACAAAAAGCAAGATGGATTTCATGTCTACCATGGAGAAGGCTGCCCTTGTCCCATCTTTGTTCAAGCTGACTCTATCTCAATTCTAATATTTTAGGagtacaaaagtttttttttttttttttttttttttttttacaaactgtTATGATTGCTGAGAACTTCCCCTAACACCTGGAATGTCATTCATGTTTTGTGTTTTCAATAGCATTAGTAAACAGATACCTTGCTTTGTAACTAGCATGATCAGAAGTTGTAACTAAAAAACATTGCATTTCTGTTTTCCccacagaaggaaaaagcatgCACTCCTGAAAATAACTCCATTTTTTCACATCGCCCCTTCTGCTtctcaaaacaagaaagaaaaagccagtcCCTCTGTTCACATAAGTCAACTATCTGTCTTGGCAGCTACTCTTTCCTTGCATGGGGTGCCTCTAAGCAAAAATGATCACAGAATAAACAAACAGGGCCTCTTTCCCTTCATCTACCTCTTGCTCCtaaaatgtgtcttttttttttttaaacataattgaTTAGCGTTATTTGGACAAATGTGTTTGCACAGCTTTGGCAagcaaatgtgtatttttttctgctctggcTGGAAGGAACAGTCTATTTCAAAGAGTTAAACAGCCACAGAGACCCTTGAGATGTTCTACATCCTCTAGCTGTGGTATGCACTCCGCTAAGCTTTGAACGATACACTGTTCAGCTGCCCCTTTGAGGATACGGCTATGTAAACCATCTTACAGACTCTTTTCCTACCTGTACTAAAGGCCTAGTGTCTCGAGTCAAAAAAACTAATGATTTCTGTAATTGGAAAAAATTACTGCTAGAAAGAAATGACAACAGGAAAGGGTTGAAATGAATAGGTAATCCAAACACGTGCCTGAAATTCCATCATTAATAATATAATTGGCATAAATGTTCTCAACAATGCTCCACTGTTAGTCACATATATCATTGTTTACATGGTTGTAATGCTTGGATTGACAAAGAAATAATTGTGCCTTAAGTCTGGGAAGTTTGTGGCATGATGCAAGTCAACCTCCTGTCACACTTCCGTTTAATTTGCCACTTTCTACAACAGAAGAGGGAGTCAGCAACAAAGATGCAGATCTCATATGCGCTGAAGTACTGGAaccacaaggatttttttttgaaaactgtgATCATTAAGTGAAAGAACTATGAAAGAAGCCCTTTGAACACAATAGTCAAATTCTTTTCTCAGTCACTGACTGTAGCTCAGGAATTTTGACTCTCTTCCTCTCAGCTGCCAGATGAAGCCATAGTAGGAGTACATAGTTGCAATcttacacaaaaaaaacaaatgcatctgTAATAGGTACATCACCATCACCAGTGCAAGTCTTAAAATATGCAGCCACTCAGAAGGAGCAAAATATTCAGCTAAATGTCTGCAGCAGAGATCTAATTGGAGAAAATAAATTAGACCCCATATTTCCATAATTGATTTACATAGCATTTCACTTTCAAATATGAAGAGTTGTCAAGCCAGTCATTCTCTGCTTCTTCATTTAAAGATAGCCCACATTTCATGACCACAATTCACTATTTACAACATATCAGGAACATTTGACCTATTTTTGAAAAGCTCCATAGAATGTTATCAGCTTTGTCTTGACAGACACAGTTAGGAGGCTATTTTTAAAGGTGACAGTCCAGTTGTCTTTCTTAATAGTCAGTTCTCTGTTATTCTAAATTCTGATATTGCTTTTTGTTGCTTACATAAGTATTATATCACTGTAACAGAAGGATACAGAAAAAGTGagtcaggaaaagaaaaccaATACAGGATGAAGGTATATAGCACATGACAGAAGATTCCCAAAAGAATTTTTTGGAACAGGGAAGACAGACCTAGGTTTTATAAAGTATTCTGGGGATCAAGGAATTGAGGAATCTATCTGCATCAGTTGAAGAAAGGATTGGTGGATAAAAGTCATTTGCTATTTTTGGAAGACAAAGAGAAGGGACAGAATACAGTACCTCTAATACCAACAGGCCCAAAGCAGACTGAAACATAGCTTTTCAAGTAATTCAAGGAAACAACACTGAGAGCAAACATTTCTTTTATGTAATTTGGCAAACCAGTGCTAAAAAATGAAATGTGGATCACTGGTGTTTGCAACAGGAGATGGCCAAAAAAGATCTTGTGTGAATAATATGCAAAGCAACTGTGAGTTTTAATTCAATTCATCACAGAAATTaggagagaaaacattttctacTTTGCCAAATTGTAAACTGTTTTTcccatctgtttttcttctttttctgtttctgcaatCAAGTCCTTTTAACTTTAATAAATATTGCATATCAAGAACTATCTAACAATTATTTATCTATTACAAAACATTACGCAAGCAACATAGAATTGATAGCATAATACTGAAAACAttcttgacttaaaaaaaaaaaaaaaaaacaacaacaaaacacacagaCCTATATTAAAAGGTCAAATCCCAAACTTCTCTCACTGATTTTTGCTAGAAGGTAAGTTATCTACAATGGGACAGCCCTGGAATAGCAAGACTTGGCACAAGTAATCTATCCATCTGTTGTTATCAGATATAATTGTGTACATTCCTTGTCACACTGGCAAAGGTCAGCTGAATTACCGTACTATTTATCTGTCCATTCAGGTTATCATGTCCTGTTTTCCTCATTAAGAAATTTGCTCACAGAACATTAGATCATCACCAGTTCTAAAGATATTTCCCTATGAAAGGAAAACACTTCTGATACTTTATCCATGGCATTCTTCTCTGAATTTATGAATTAAAGTTGTGATCCATATTCCAAAAGAATATACCCTCTGCGGTCAAAACACAAAAGATTTTGAGGAGTCCCAGGACCTTTTTGTATATGCCCACATATTTTGCTCTAAGTCAAAACATCTGTTGAAAACTGATAGCCATCATTCAGGCTCCTAGGAGAGAACAGTAGATTAGAAATCAATCTACCTCAATGCCACTGCCAATAAGACAAAATAGTCTCCAGCTAACAAACAGCAGAAAGTTATCAACAAAGTTGCAACTAACTAAAGCGCTGAATCAGATAAACAGG
This is a stretch of genomic DNA from Apteryx mantelli isolate bAptMan1 chromosome 4, bAptMan1.hap1, whole genome shotgun sequence. It encodes these proteins:
- the LOC136991993 gene encoding syncytin-A-like: MDEHYRNLSAFCGIDGPTKKPLGAYGSENRPFQGPYNIGPPRGLPPGVFLICGDRAWQGIPGNAYGGPCYLGKLTLLAPDTNWWKNVTSVKIATRRKRAVTGLSPDCDDRVSLLSPTERVFLSLFVPGAAAGNALKQIGRLACWAEKQANVTTQVIESLLEDQNGLRHAILQDRAAIDFLLLAQGHGCEDFEGMCCMNLSDHGESIHKQLQWLKEHAGKIRQDHGFLDGWLAGIFGNLPQWLVGLLAEGVRIVLILLAVGICLCILLSCIKGALRKMIGQVWVAHLREGDAGGDYVALVEMNGPAYERVGA